The following proteins come from a genomic window of Miscanthus floridulus cultivar M001 chromosome 2, ASM1932011v1, whole genome shotgun sequence:
- the LOC136538784 gene encoding probable plastid-lipid-associated protein 10, chloroplastic isoform X1 has product MALAAPSSLRCLPTTPPHVPSPPCASRLRSRPLREPRLWHRLVAAAAAAATAPLASSSTTADTERRKHELLRAVQETRRGFAAGPDQRAAIEEAVLAVEERGAGEGTPLDLAALDGTWRLCYTSASDVLVLFEAAERLPPLQVKLNNVCSAICPNSSLQLDAYLKPLPSNQLQMPAHLRSAANVGQIYQKFECKDRSDGGIVRNVVRWSILNLLEEEEGATLMVSAKFVVLSKRNIFLQFEEVAVENIKISEQLQALIAPAILPRSFLSLQILQFLKTFRAQVPVSGPERRSPGGLYYLSYLDRDMLLGRSVGGGGVFVFTKAQPLT; this is encoded by the exons ATGGCGCTCGCCGCCCCTTCTTCCCTCCGCTGCCTCCCGACCACGCCACCGCATGTGCCGTCTCCGCCCTGTGCCTCCCGCCTCCGCTCGCGCCCTCTGCGGGAGCCCCGTCTCTGGCATAgactcgtcgccgccgccgccgcggcggccacCGCTCCACTCGCATCCTCGTCCACCACC GCGGACACGGAGCGGAGGAAGCACGAACTGCTGCGCGCGGTTCAGGAAACGCGGCGCGGATTCGCGGCGGGGCCCGACCAACGCGCTGCCATCGAGGAGGCCGTC TTGGCCGTGGAGGAGCGCGGTGCGGGGGAGGGGACGCCGCTAGATCTCGCGGCGCTCGATGGCACCTGGAGGCTGTGTTACACATCGGCGTCAGACGTGCTTGTGCTGTTCGAGGCGGCCGAGAGGCTTCCACCCCTGCAGGTTAAACTAAACAACGTGTGTTCAGCGATCTGTCCTAATTCGTCGTTGCAATTGGATGCCTACTTAAAGCCACTGCCTAGCAATCAATTACAGATGCCAGCACATTTGAGATCGGCTGCAAAT GTGGGGCAAATATACCAGAAATTTGAGTGCAAAGATCGATCAGATGGTGGAATTGTGAGGAATGTTGTAAGGTGGAGCATCTTGAACTTGCTGGAG GAGGAAGAAGGTGCAACACTGATGGTCTCTGCAAAGTTTGTTGTCCTGTCTAAACGCAATATCTTTCTTCAATTTGAGGAG GTCGCTGTTGAAAATATCAAGATTAGCGAGCAACTGCAGGCACTAATAGCTCCTGCTATACTTCCTCGGTCATTTTTGAGCCTTCAG ATATTGCAGTTCCTTAAAACCTTTCGAGCTCAAGTTCCTGTTAGTGGTCCTGAAAG ACGATCACCTGGAGGATTATATTATCTTTCTTACCTTGACCGTGATATGCTCCTGGGTCGTTCAGTTGGTGGTGGGGGAGTATTTGTTTTCACAAAGGCACAACCTCTTACATAA
- the LOC136538784 gene encoding probable plastid-lipid-associated protein 10, chloroplastic isoform X2, whose translation MALAAPSSLRCLPTTPPHVPSPPCASRLRSRPLREPRLWHRLVAAAAAAATAPLASSSTTADTERRKHELLRAVQETRRGFAAGPDQRAAIEEAVLAVEERGAGEGTPLDLAALDGTWRLCYTSASDVLVLFEAAERLPPLQVKLNNVGQIYQKFECKDRSDGGIVRNVVRWSILNLLEEEEGATLMVSAKFVVLSKRNIFLQFEEVAVENIKISEQLQALIAPAILPRSFLSLQILQFLKTFRAQVPVSGPERRSPGGLYYLSYLDRDMLLGRSVGGGGVFVFTKAQPLT comes from the exons ATGGCGCTCGCCGCCCCTTCTTCCCTCCGCTGCCTCCCGACCACGCCACCGCATGTGCCGTCTCCGCCCTGTGCCTCCCGCCTCCGCTCGCGCCCTCTGCGGGAGCCCCGTCTCTGGCATAgactcgtcgccgccgccgccgcggcggccacCGCTCCACTCGCATCCTCGTCCACCACC GCGGACACGGAGCGGAGGAAGCACGAACTGCTGCGCGCGGTTCAGGAAACGCGGCGCGGATTCGCGGCGGGGCCCGACCAACGCGCTGCCATCGAGGAGGCCGTC TTGGCCGTGGAGGAGCGCGGTGCGGGGGAGGGGACGCCGCTAGATCTCGCGGCGCTCGATGGCACCTGGAGGCTGTGTTACACATCGGCGTCAGACGTGCTTGTGCTGTTCGAGGCGGCCGAGAGGCTTCCACCCCTGCAGGTTAAACTAAACAAC GTGGGGCAAATATACCAGAAATTTGAGTGCAAAGATCGATCAGATGGTGGAATTGTGAGGAATGTTGTAAGGTGGAGCATCTTGAACTTGCTGGAG GAGGAAGAAGGTGCAACACTGATGGTCTCTGCAAAGTTTGTTGTCCTGTCTAAACGCAATATCTTTCTTCAATTTGAGGAG GTCGCTGTTGAAAATATCAAGATTAGCGAGCAACTGCAGGCACTAATAGCTCCTGCTATACTTCCTCGGTCATTTTTGAGCCTTCAG ATATTGCAGTTCCTTAAAACCTTTCGAGCTCAAGTTCCTGTTAGTGGTCCTGAAAG ACGATCACCTGGAGGATTATATTATCTTTCTTACCTTGACCGTGATATGCTCCTGGGTCGTTCAGTTGGTGGTGGGGGAGTATTTGTTTTCACAAAGGCACAACCTCTTACATAA
- the LOC136538784 gene encoding probable plastid-lipid-associated protein 10, chloroplastic isoform X3, which translates to MALAAPSSLRCLPTTPPHVPSPPCASRLRSRPLREPRLWHRLVAAAAAAATAPLASSSTTADTERRKHELLRAVQETRRGFAAGPDQRAAIEEAVLAVEERGAGEGTPLDLAALDGTWRLCYTSASDVLVLFEAAERLPPLQVGQIYQKFECKDRSDGGIVRNVVRWSILNLLEEEEGATLMVSAKFVVLSKRNIFLQFEEVAVENIKISEQLQALIAPAILPRSFLSLQILQFLKTFRAQVPVSGPERRSPGGLYYLSYLDRDMLLGRSVGGGGVFVFTKAQPLT; encoded by the exons ATGGCGCTCGCCGCCCCTTCTTCCCTCCGCTGCCTCCCGACCACGCCACCGCATGTGCCGTCTCCGCCCTGTGCCTCCCGCCTCCGCTCGCGCCCTCTGCGGGAGCCCCGTCTCTGGCATAgactcgtcgccgccgccgccgcggcggccacCGCTCCACTCGCATCCTCGTCCACCACC GCGGACACGGAGCGGAGGAAGCACGAACTGCTGCGCGCGGTTCAGGAAACGCGGCGCGGATTCGCGGCGGGGCCCGACCAACGCGCTGCCATCGAGGAGGCCGTC TTGGCCGTGGAGGAGCGCGGTGCGGGGGAGGGGACGCCGCTAGATCTCGCGGCGCTCGATGGCACCTGGAGGCTGTGTTACACATCGGCGTCAGACGTGCTTGTGCTGTTCGAGGCGGCCGAGAGGCTTCCACCCCTGCAG GTGGGGCAAATATACCAGAAATTTGAGTGCAAAGATCGATCAGATGGTGGAATTGTGAGGAATGTTGTAAGGTGGAGCATCTTGAACTTGCTGGAG GAGGAAGAAGGTGCAACACTGATGGTCTCTGCAAAGTTTGTTGTCCTGTCTAAACGCAATATCTTTCTTCAATTTGAGGAG GTCGCTGTTGAAAATATCAAGATTAGCGAGCAACTGCAGGCACTAATAGCTCCTGCTATACTTCCTCGGTCATTTTTGAGCCTTCAG ATATTGCAGTTCCTTAAAACCTTTCGAGCTCAAGTTCCTGTTAGTGGTCCTGAAAG ACGATCACCTGGAGGATTATATTATCTTTCTTACCTTGACCGTGATATGCTCCTGGGTCGTTCAGTTGGTGGTGGGGGAGTATTTGTTTTCACAAAGGCACAACCTCTTACATAA
- the LOC136538782 gene encoding protein RESPONSE TO LOW SULFUR 2-like, which yields MMTRKVAAAGAGGEAEEMKRRNAELERAVAEAAAREERLRRELEAALARLAVAEEAEERLCVQLGELEAEAVTQAIEYQERVRALSERLAFVDGVLRSSGIRGFAAAGVTTSRMD from the coding sequence ATGATGACAAGAAAAGTGGCCGCGGCAGGAGCCGGCGGGGAGGCGGAGGAGATGAAGCGGAGGAACGCCGAGCTGGAGAGGGCGGttgcggaggcggcggcgagggAGGAGCGGCTGCGGCGGGAGCTGGAGGCGGCCCTGGCGCGGCTGGCCGTggccgaggaggccgaggagcGCCTGTGCGTGCAGCTCGGCGAGCTGGAGGCCGAGGCCGTGACGCAGGCCATCGAGTACCAGGAGCGTGTCAGGGCGCTGTCCGAGCGCCTCGCCTTCGTCGACGGCGTGCTCAGGTCGTCCGGGATCCGGGgcttcgccgccgccggcgtAACGACCTCGAGGATGGATTGA